Below is a genomic region from Vitis riparia cultivar Riparia Gloire de Montpellier isolate 1030 chromosome 5, EGFV_Vit.rip_1.0, whole genome shotgun sequence.
tttgccatttgtttttctctttccttggTATTTTTCTTGGAGCCAGACATAGCCTATTCAAACAACAAAATGAGATTTGGTTGATCTCTTGCTAATTCCATGCATGAATGGGAGCATGACTGCAGGAGGAATATTCATGATCTGAAAATAATTGAAGCCTTTTGTAGAAGACAGGAGAATCAATCAGatatttcttataataaaatagtgctaatttgtttttagttgaaCGGAGAAATGACAATAAAGAATGAGGGCTGGTCTGGAATGTAATATTCTCAATACCACTGCAATATCACACAAGTCATATTGCTTGAACATTTTGAGTGTTGCTGAGACTCTGATTTCAAAGATCTCTCTCTTTGAGGCATGTTGATGTCTTGGATGTGTACATTAAAATTCATCCACATTATCTTTACTTATTATCTCAAGGGCCCCTAACTCCATCCACTTGGTTATTTTGTATTCAGATAATGACAGGATGATTGGGAAGAGAAACAGGATGGAGAAAAAGCAACCTTCACCTCCAAAAAATCATAAGTTGGTCCAGAGCAAGCATGCCCTATGCAAGATTGTCCCAAGCCCTATCCAAAGCTGTATCCCAAGCCAAGTTGTCACTAAAAGTCCAAGAAACACAAGAAGAAAGACCAAGCAAGAGGCTGGTGATAGTAACAGTGACCccataaaaacaagaaaagggTCTAAGGAGGAAGCTAGTGATAGAAAAAGTGATCTTAAAGCAAAGAAAGGGCCAGCAGGAGCCATTCCAAGTGGGAAGCTGAACCAGGGAACAAGGAGACCGAGCTCTGTGAGAACGTGAGATCAGTTCTAGTATTTTTAAGTGGATTATACTGAGTTAGAGAGTTCAATTTTGAAATAGCAGCAAT
It encodes:
- the LOC117913891 gene encoding uncharacterized protein LOC117913891 isoform X2, with the protein product MYPKVRVKEQDQDDRYAERDPKRSSCSPVKEYMPRAVVPMISVPIGNKDQEFVQNDRARSILRPRAVLSSPDNDRMIGKRNRMEKKQPSPPKNHKLVQSKHALCKIVPSPIQSCIPSQVVTKSPRNTRRKTKQEAGDSNSDPIKTRKGSKEEASDRKSDLKAKKGPAGAIPSGKLNQGTRRPSSVRT
- the LOC117913891 gene encoding uncharacterized protein LOC117913891 isoform X1, whose translation is MYPKVRVKEQDQDDRYAERDPKRSSCSPVKEYMPRAVVPMISVPIAGNKDQEFVQNDRARSILRPRAVLSSPDNDRMIGKRNRMEKKQPSPPKNHKLVQSKHALCKIVPSPIQSCIPSQVVTKSPRNTRRKTKQEAGDSNSDPIKTRKGSKEEASDRKSDLKAKKGPAGAIPSGKLNQGTRRPSSVRT